One segment of Patulibacter sp. SYSU D01012 DNA contains the following:
- a CDS encoding flagellin, which translates to MSLRINTNVEAFNAHRNLNNTSDKIAKSMERLSSGLRINRASDDAAGLAISEKMRGQIGGLEQARRNAQDGISLVQTAEGSLTEVHSMLQRIRTLAVQYQTGTTGTDEKSAIDSEVTQLTTELGAIGTRSEFNGTKLLNATGTVTFQVGANDDETTTVSLISLGEKLGTVAGATSLACIKLADIDAAIKNVSSARSDFGSVQNRLEHSLNHLSVYQENLTASESRIRDVDMAQEMVSLTKNQILSQAGTAILSQANQASQGVLSLLR; encoded by the coding sequence ATGTCCCTCCGCATCAACACCAACGTCGAGGCGTTCAACGCGCATCGCAACCTGAACAACACGAGCGACAAGATCGCGAAGTCGATGGAGCGCCTGTCCTCGGGCCTCCGCATCAACCGGGCGTCGGACGACGCCGCGGGCCTGGCCATCTCCGAGAAGATGCGTGGCCAGATCGGCGGTCTCGAGCAGGCGCGGCGCAACGCCCAGGACGGCATCTCGCTCGTCCAGACGGCGGAGGGCTCGCTGACCGAGGTCCACTCGATGCTGCAGCGCATCCGTACCCTGGCCGTCCAGTACCAGACGGGCACCACGGGCACGGACGAGAAGTCCGCTATCGACTCCGAGGTCACGCAGCTCACGACGGAGCTGGGCGCCATCGGCACCCGTTCCGAGTTCAACGGCACGAAGCTCCTGAACGCGACGGGCACCGTCACGTTCCAGGTCGGCGCGAACGACGATGAGACGACCACGGTCTCCCTCATCTCGCTGGGCGAGAAGCTCGGCACGGTCGCGGGCGCCACGTCGCTCGCCTGCATCAAGCTGGCGGACATCGACGCGGCGATCAAGAACGTGTCGAGCGCGCGCAGCGACTTCGGCTCGGTGCAGAACCGCCTCGAGCACTCCCTGAACCACCTGTCGGTGTACCAGGAGAACCTGACCGCGTCCGAGTCGCGCATCCGCGACGTGGACATGGCGCAGGAGATGGTCTCGCTCACGAAGAACCAGATCCTCTCTCAGGCGGGCACGGCCATCCTGTCGCAGGCCAACCAGGCCTCGCAGGGCGTCCTGTCGCTCCTCCGCTAG
- the flhA gene encoding flagellar biosynthesis protein FlhA, with translation MSTPSTTAPAPSGMLGRLTKHTDLLAAIGIVVIVAMLIVPLPPLLLDLMITINIAAAIAVVVTTLYLGKALELSVFPSLLLLTTIFRLAINVSVTRLVLSEGEAGQVVHAFGEFVIGGNLVVGLVVFLILVVIQFVVVTNGAGRVAEVAARFTLDAMPGKQMAIDADLNAGQISEEQARERRKEIAQEADFYGAMDGASKFVKGDAVAAIIITIINLVGGLAIGVAMNGMPFGDAAHQYSLLTIGDGLAAQVPALLISVATGIIVTRSASEEDLGTDIAGQLTRQFKAPLFAGVAILMFGLIPGLPKLPFLLVGGGLIFLGLQLRKRYQAEERVAEAAAAAEAARPALAAAAPELDVEALPPDALELAIGYGLVGMVDERDGGSLLRRISHVRRQLASELGMIVPPVRVHDEPGLDAHAYVVRVRGGEVARGKLLAGHLLAMDPGDAVGQLAGVPTTEPAFGLPATWITEEGRAEAEALGFTVVDGESVVVTHLTEQIRGHAGELLTRQDVHELVETLKRSNEAAVNEVIGDGLTLGELQRVLQRLLAEGVSIRDLGTIVEAVGDRARLTREIDLLAEHARQALARQITGPHVDEDHRLRVLALDPGVEQEVAGALVQTPEGEVLALDPARAQSLVGALRAESETAARRGIHPVLLCSSRVRRHLRRLVEQALPQLPVCSYNEIGPGINVETVGVITP, from the coding sequence ATGAGCACTCCGTCCACCACCGCCCCGGCGCCGTCCGGGATGCTCGGGCGCCTCACGAAGCACACCGACCTGCTCGCCGCCATCGGCATCGTCGTCATCGTGGCGATGCTCATCGTCCCGCTGCCGCCGCTGCTGCTGGACCTGATGATCACGATCAACATCGCCGCGGCGATCGCGGTCGTCGTCACGACGCTCTACCTGGGCAAGGCGCTCGAGCTGTCGGTCTTCCCGAGCCTGCTGCTGCTGACGACGATCTTCCGCCTGGCGATCAACGTCTCCGTGACGCGCCTGGTGCTCTCCGAGGGCGAGGCCGGCCAGGTCGTCCACGCCTTCGGCGAGTTCGTCATCGGCGGCAACCTCGTCGTCGGCCTCGTCGTCTTCCTGATCCTCGTCGTCATCCAGTTCGTCGTCGTGACGAACGGCGCCGGCCGCGTGGCCGAGGTCGCCGCGCGCTTCACCCTCGACGCGATGCCCGGCAAGCAGATGGCGATCGACGCCGACCTGAACGCCGGCCAGATCAGCGAGGAGCAGGCCCGCGAGCGCCGCAAGGAGATCGCCCAGGAGGCGGACTTCTACGGCGCGATGGACGGCGCCTCGAAGTTCGTCAAGGGCGATGCCGTCGCGGCAATCATCATCACGATCATCAACCTGGTCGGCGGCCTGGCGATCGGCGTCGCGATGAACGGCATGCCGTTCGGCGACGCCGCCCACCAGTACTCGCTGCTGACCATCGGCGACGGCCTGGCCGCCCAGGTCCCGGCGCTGCTGATCTCGGTCGCGACCGGCATCATCGTCACGCGCTCGGCGTCCGAGGAGGACCTGGGCACGGACATCGCCGGGCAGCTGACGCGCCAGTTCAAGGCGCCGCTGTTCGCCGGCGTCGCCATCCTCATGTTCGGGCTCATCCCGGGCCTGCCGAAGCTGCCGTTCCTGCTCGTCGGCGGCGGGCTGATCTTCCTGGGCCTGCAGCTGCGCAAGCGCTACCAGGCCGAGGAGCGCGTCGCCGAGGCCGCGGCCGCCGCCGAGGCCGCGCGCCCGGCGCTCGCCGCCGCCGCGCCCGAGCTGGACGTCGAGGCGCTGCCGCCCGACGCCCTCGAGCTCGCGATCGGCTACGGCCTCGTCGGCATGGTCGACGAGCGCGACGGCGGCTCGCTGCTGCGCCGCATCTCGCACGTGCGCCGCCAGCTCGCCAGCGAGCTCGGCATGATCGTGCCGCCCGTCCGCGTGCACGACGAGCCGGGCCTGGACGCCCACGCCTACGTCGTCCGGGTCCGCGGCGGCGAGGTCGCCCGCGGCAAGCTCCTCGCCGGCCACCTGCTGGCGATGGACCCCGGCGACGCCGTCGGCCAGCTCGCCGGCGTCCCGACGACGGAGCCCGCGTTCGGGCTCCCCGCCACCTGGATCACGGAGGAGGGGCGCGCCGAGGCCGAGGCCCTGGGCTTCACCGTCGTCGACGGCGAGTCCGTCGTCGTCACCCACCTGACCGAGCAGATCCGCGGCCACGCCGGCGAGCTGCTCACGCGCCAGGACGTCCACGAGCTCGTCGAGACGCTCAAGCGCTCGAACGAGGCCGCGGTCAACGAGGTCATCGGCGACGGCCTGACGCTCGGCGAGCTCCAGCGCGTCCTGCAGCGGCTGCTCGCCGAGGGCGTGTCGATCCGCGACCTGGGCACGATCGTCGAGGCGGTGGGCGACCGCGCCCGCCTGACCCGCGAGATCGACCTGCTCGCCGAGCACGCCCGCCAGGCGCTGGCCCGGCAGATCACCGGCCCGCACGTCGACGAGGACCACCGCCTGCGCGTGCTGGCCCTCGACCCCGGCGTCGAGCAGGAGGTCGCCGGCGCGCTCGTCCAGACGCCGGAGGGCGAGGTCCTCGCCCTCGACCCCGCCCGCGCCCAGTCGCTCGTCGGCGCGCTCCGCGCCGAGAGCGAGACCGCGGCCCGCCGCGGCATCCACCCCGTGCTCCTCTGCTCCTCCCGCGTCCGCCGCCACCTGCGGCGCCTGGTCGAGCAGGCCCTGCCCCAGCTCCCCGTCTGCTCGTACAACGAGATCGGACCCGGCATCAACGTCGAAACCGTCGGAGTGATCACCCCGTGA
- the flhB gene encoding flagellar biosynthesis protein FlhB produces MSGDDKTEEATPKRQQEAREKGQVARSNDLNGAVVLLVGLFALGANGPKMFAGMREAMRESFVRAAHPEQVGHAADLNSLATSTAMLIAQLLLPIAASVAIAAVAINLLQVRWQLTPKAMKPDFRKLNPLQGAKNVFGINAVVETVKSLLKLGIVAGVVAVAVLPRIHEVATFTGLDPQTLLALLGENTMSIAQRAAMVYIVIGAVDFGYQKHRHAKSLRMTKQEVKMEYRQQELPAEVRSQIRRRQSEASRARMMEDVATADVVLMNPTHFAVALRYDPAEAAPRVVAKGQDLLALKIRDLGREAGVAVVENPPLARALYRQVEVGHAIPEDLFQAVAEVLAFVFRMSNARKRSTLVSA; encoded by the coding sequence GTGAGCGGCGACGACAAGACCGAGGAGGCGACCCCCAAGCGCCAGCAGGAGGCGCGCGAGAAGGGGCAGGTCGCCCGCTCGAACGACCTCAACGGCGCCGTCGTCCTGCTCGTCGGCCTGTTCGCGCTCGGCGCCAACGGCCCGAAGATGTTCGCCGGGATGCGCGAGGCGATGCGCGAGAGCTTCGTGCGCGCCGCCCACCCCGAGCAGGTCGGCCACGCCGCCGACCTGAACTCGCTGGCGACGTCGACGGCGATGCTCATCGCCCAGCTGCTGCTGCCGATCGCGGCGTCGGTCGCCATCGCGGCCGTCGCGATCAACCTGCTCCAAGTCCGCTGGCAGCTCACGCCGAAGGCGATGAAGCCGGACTTCCGCAAGCTCAACCCGCTCCAGGGCGCCAAGAACGTCTTCGGCATCAACGCGGTCGTCGAGACCGTGAAGTCGCTGCTGAAGCTCGGCATCGTCGCCGGCGTCGTCGCCGTCGCGGTGCTGCCGCGGATCCACGAGGTCGCGACGTTCACCGGGCTCGACCCGCAGACGCTGCTCGCGCTGCTCGGCGAGAACACGATGAGCATCGCCCAGCGCGCGGCGATGGTCTACATCGTCATCGGCGCCGTCGACTTCGGCTACCAGAAGCACCGCCACGCGAAGTCGCTCCGGATGACGAAGCAGGAGGTGAAGATGGAGTACCGCCAGCAGGAGCTGCCCGCCGAGGTGCGCAGCCAGATCCGGCGCCGTCAGTCCGAGGCGTCCCGCGCGCGCATGATGGAGGACGTCGCCACCGCCGACGTCGTCCTGATGAACCCCACCCACTTCGCGGTGGCGCTGCGGTACGACCCGGCCGAGGCCGCGCCGCGCGTCGTCGCGAAGGGCCAGGACCTGCTGGCCCTGAAGATCCGCGACCTGGGCCGCGAGGCCGGCGTCGCCGTCGTCGAGAACCCGCCGCTGGCCCGCGCCCTCTACCGCCAGGTCGAGGTCGGGCACGCCATCCCCGAGGACCTGTTCCAGGCCGTCGCCGAGGTCCTGGCCTTCGTCTTCCGCATGTCCAACGCGCGCAAGCGCTCAACGCTGGTCTCCGCATGA